CGCAGGCTCACTTCCCCTGGTTGGCTACGGCGGCGATCTTCGCCTCGGCCTCGGGATCCAGGTAGCGCCCACCCTTCTTGATGGGTTTGAGGGTCTCCTCATCAAGTTCGTACACGAGCGGGATACCGGTGGGAATGTTCACGCCGGCGATCTCGGCGTCGGAGATGTCGTCAAGGTGCTTGACGATGGCGCGCAGGGAGTTGCCGTGCGCAGCGATCATGATGGTCTTGCCGGTCTTGATCTCCGGGATGATGGTCCCTTCCCAGTAAGGCAGCAGCCGGACCAGCACGTCCTTAAGGCACTCGGTGGCAGGAATTGGCTCACCGGCGTAACGCGGGTCGGTGTCCTGGGAGAACTCCGAGCCGAGTTCAATGGCCGGCGGCGGCACATCGTAAGAGCGGCGCCAGAGCATGAACTGCTCGTCCCCGTACTGCTCGCGGATCTCCTTCTTGTTCTTGCCCTGCAGCGCCCCGTAGTGGCGTTCGTTGAGCCGCCAGTGCCGCTCGACCGGGATCCAGTGCCGATCAGCCGCATCCAGCGCCAGATCGGCGGTCATGATGGCGCGCCGGAGCACCGAGGTAAAGAGTTTGTCCGGAAGGACGCCCGCCTCCTTAAGGAGTTCGCCGCCGTGGAGGGCTTCGGCCCGCCCCTTCTCCGACAGCGCGACGTCCACCCAGCCGGTGAACAGGTTCTTAGCATTCCATTCGCTCTCGCCGTGGCGGAGCAGCACAAGGGTGTAAGCCATGAGGATCATTGTGCCAGGCTCCGCCGCGCGCCACCAGGCCCCTGGGTCCTAGCTGGATCCAGGGGCCTGGTGGAAACGAGGCGCCGGCAATGCGCGCGGCGTCGCCGACCATTTTCAGGCCGACGACGCCGGAGCTCAGTTCTTGCCGGGGTTGTTGGCCGCCATGTAAGCCTCACGCACCGGAGCGGGAATGCGCCCACGGTCAGAAACCTCATAGCCGTTGGCACGCGCCCACTCACGGATCTTCTGCGTGACGCCCGTCGGCGGGCGACGACGGAGCGTGCGGCGTCCGCCGCGACGACGGGCCTTTACCGTCCACTCCTCGATCGACTCGCGCAACGCGGCAGCGTGCTCCTCGTTCAGGTCGATCTCGTAAGTGACACCGTCGAGTGCGAAAGTGATGGTCTGGGTCGCCTCAGACCCGTCGATGTCGTCCACCAGGACAATCTGCGTCTTCTGCGCCATATTGGTCCTCCTTGCCACAGATTTGCGGGCCCCGCTTCTACTGCGGGATCGTCCCGCGAAACAGGATATACATAACGGCACAATTGAAGCAAGGGAATTGGGAAATACGGCGCGTCGGGTCCTCCGGGGTGGCTGTCCACGGCGTGCGGGGACCATTGGAGCCACCTGTGGGAATCGAACCCACGACCTATTCATTACGAGTGAATCGCTCTGCCGACTGAGCTAAGGTGGCCTGCCGCCAAAGCGGCGACACGCAGGTTACCGCCTGCCGCCGCCGACACGCAATCCGGCACCCCAAACCCACGGAGTGGTTTGGAGCACAGCCGCACCCGCTACCCTGACCGCATGCACGTCCACTTCACCTACGCCGGTGGAACCATCGGGATGATCGACTCACCCGGCGGGCTGCACCCGGGCGCCGACCTGGAAACCTGGCTGACAGACCTTCTTGACGCATTCCCGGCATCGTTGACACCGATCGGGACGGCCACTGTGACCACGCTGCAGCCATTGATCGATTCCACGCAGGCCGCACCCTCCACCTGGCAGGCGATCGTTGATGACATACGTGCGCACGCCCGCGCAGACGCCTTCGTGGTGCTACACGGAACCGACACGATGGCTTATACCGCCGCCGCCCTTTCCTACGCCCTGACAGGCCTGTCGCAGCCGGTGGTGATCACCGGCTCCCAGCTGCCGCTGTCCGCGGCGGGCTCGGACGCCCCAGCAAATGTGGTTGGCGCCGTACAGGCGGTGCTTGGGGGAGCCACCTCCGGCGTTCAGCTCTTCTTCGGCGGCCGCCTGCTGGCCGGCAATCGCGCCACCAAAACCTCCACCTGGAGTTTCCAGGGCTTCGACTCTCCGAGCACGGCGCCGCTGGCCTGCGCCGGAGCCCCCTGGCGGTGGTCCGGTCCTGCCGAGTCCGAAGCTGACACCGGCTGGAGGAGCCCGCGCCCCTTCCGTCGGCACGACGTCGTCGTCGTAGACGTGGTCCCCGGACTGACTGACACCCGTCTGGCCGCGCTGCTGGAGCCACCACCCGTCGCGGCGGTGCTGCGGGCCTACGGGGTGGGCAATCTGCCGACCGAGTTGACGACGGTAATAGCGGATGCGGTGAAGACCGGCGTAACGGTGGTGGTCACCTCCCAGTGCCTCCAGGGCACGGTGGAGTTCGGGCGCTACGCCGTCGGGAACCCCGTCGCCGCTGCGGGCGCGGTCAGCGGCGGTGACATGACCCTGGAGGCCGCGTACGCCAAGCTTCAGTTCCTGGCCTCCCAGGGGCTGCGGGGCGCCGAGCTAGGCGCCTGGATGGGCCGCAACCTGGCCGGAGAACTCACGGAGCCATCCACTCCCCTCCACCGAGACCGGTAGTTATCACCATCGAGTTCGGTCGACGTTCCCATCGAGTTCGGTCGACGTTCCCATCGAGTTCGGTCGACGTTCCCATCGAGTTCGGTCGATATGGCATGGTCCAGCTCTTCAGCAGGCCGACGGCGGGCGTTCGGCCGGGCAGACAGTCAGCCGGAGCGGCAACCGGCCCGACAGGCAGCCAGCCGGACAGACAGTCAGCCGCAGGTGAGATCTTCCTCAGGCAGGACGCCAGCCAGCAGGTAGTCGTCCACGGCCTTGATGACGCAGTCATCGGAACGCCCGTAGGCGGTGTGGCCGTTGCCCTTCCAGGTGACCAAGCGGGCGTCGTCGAGCTGCTCCGTCAGCGCCTGGGACCAGGCGTACGGGGTGGCCGGATCGCCGGTGGTGCCAACCACCAGGATGGGGGCCGCCCCGGATGCGTGAAGCTCCGTCAACTCGCGCTTGGACTCATGCCCCCAGTTCTGGCAGAACAGGTCGGAGTAACCCAGGACCTCACCAAAGGTCGGGGAGGCCTGCTCAAGCGCCTCCCGCTCTGCCTCCCAGCTGTCAAAGTCGCCGACCACGGGATGATCCAGGCACATAATGGCATTGAGGGCCTCGACGCCGTTACTCGTATAGCTGCCGTCATCCCGACGCCCGGCGAACAGGTCCGCGGTGTTGAGTAGTACTGAGCCGTCATTCTGGTTCATGGCCTGACTCAGTCCCTCGGTCAAGGTGGACCAAGACTCGGACACGTACATGATCCCGATGATCCCGTACACGGCCAATGAGTAGGTTAGCGGCCGATCGGGATCGGAAGTGGGAATCGGTGAGTCCCGCGTGACTGCGAGGAGGTCCTGGATCTGCGAGACTCCGGCATCGACGTCGCCGTGCAACGGGCAGTCGCCTCCGCTCTGACAGTCCTCCACGTAGGCGCGCAGCGAATTCTCGAAGCCTGCGGCCTGCCCGAGGGTGATCTCGCCGAGGCTCAGCGTCGGGTCGACGGCGGCGTCCAGGACCAGTCTGCCCACATTGGCGGGGAACAACTCGGCATAAGTCGCCCCCAGGTAGGTGCCGTAGGAGTAGCCGAGGTAGGCCAGCACGTCCTCACCGACGGCGGCACGCAGAATATCCAGATCACGGGCTGCGGAGATGGTGTCCACATGGTCGAGCAGCCCAGGTGGGGTGTTCGCATTACACAGCTCCTCCAGCTCCAAGGTGCTGTCCACAACAGCCTGCTGTATGGCCACCGCGTCATCGTCGACGGCCATATCGTCTTCAGAGCCGGCGCGGAACTCATCGAGTTCGGCATCAGTCATGCAATCGATAGCTGTGGAGCGCCCGACGCCCCGCGGATCAAAACCCACCACGTCGTATGCGGCGAGCAGATCCGCGGAGAAAGTTTTCTCGCTCGACTCCGTCATGATGACGCCCGTGCCGCCCGGACCACCCGGGTTGATGAACAGGGTGCCGATCGCCTCTTTGTCCGCCGGGCGCCGCTTCATGGCGATATCAATAGTGCTTCCGTCCGGGTTCTCGTAGTCCAGGGGGACCGTGACATAAGCACAGCTGAAGTCGGCATCGCCGTCAACCTCGGTCATGCCCTTGTCGCACGGGTACCAGGCGACGTCCTGGGAGTAATAGTTCTCCAGGCCAGCAGGGACGACGGCGCTGGCCGCGGCCGTCGGTCTGGCCGCAGCCGAGGGACTGACACCTGCGGAGGGAAACAGACCGTTGCAGGCCACCAGGCCGAAGGCTGCAAAAACTGCGACAAGTGCCACAAGTAGTCGGTGCGGACGTCCGCGAAGTGCGTTCATCCGTTCAGCCTACGAGGCGGCCACGGCCGGGACGAAGCACCGCCGAGTGGAGTCCTCCCCATTGCGACACAGCCGTAAGCACCGCCGACATCCTCACTCAGGCTTACTCAGGCCCGGCATGGCCCGGGACGCAGTTGGGGCATCCTCCTGCCGGCGGCCGGGCGGCTACACAGGCCCGGCGTGACCCCGGACGCAGACGGGGACCGGTCGACCCTCCCACGATTCCGTCGCGGCGCCTAGCCTTGAGTCCATGAGCCAGCCGCCTCCTCCCGCCTCCGCCGACGCCCGCGCCGAGATCAAGGACTTCCTCACCACGCGCCGCGCCAAGGTCACCCCGCAGATGGTGGGCCTGCCGGTGGTCGCAGGGCACCGGCGCGTGCCGGGGCTGCGACGCGAGGAGGTAGCCATGCTCGCCGGAGTGAGTGTGGATTACTACACGCGTCTGGAACGCGGCCATGCGGCCGGCGCCTCCGACGAGGTCCTTGAGGCACTCGCCTCCGCTCTCCGCCTGGATGATGCCGAACGGCAGCACCTAGTCGACCTGGCGCGGGCGGTCACCCCCACCGGACGGACCAGGCGGCGTCGTTCCAGTGGGGTCGGCAGGGTGCGCTCGGACACCCAGTGGATCCTTGACGCCATGGCTATGCCCGCGGCCGTGCGCGACGCCTCCGGCAACTACCTTGCGGCCAATGCGATGGCACGGGCCCTGTACTCCCACATGTTCGTAGATCCCATCCCCGACGTGGCCGCAGAACATCCGAATATGGCGCGCTATGTCTTCCTGGATCCGCGTTCGCGGGAATTCTTCGTCAGGTGGCAGGACGGCGCGGAGGATCTGGTGGCCATGTTGCGGCTGGACGCCGGCGCCAATCCCACCGATCCGCAGTTACAGGCACTGATCGGTGAGTTGTCCACGCGCAGCCGGGACTTCGCCGATCTGTGGGCGCGTCACGACGTCGGCTATGTGTGCCGTGACAAGAAGGTGGTGAACCACCCGGTCGTCGGCGAGATGCACCTGTTTTATGAGTCGGCCGCCATGGCCACCACACCCGGACTGACGATGCTCCTATACGGAGTGGAGCCCGACTCCGCGAGCCAGGAGGCACTGCGGCTATTGTCCTCCTGGGCGGCCACCGAGCTGGCACAGACGGACGACGCCGCCCAACCGGCCCAGTGCTAGAGCCTCTCTGCGCTGGCGACGACGACGTTCACGCCTGAGGGCGCAGTTGCACCATGAGGGACTCCACCGCCAGCAGCGGCGCGGCGTTGGAGCGCAGCCGGTTGCGGCACTCCTCTATGGCGCCGATACGTGCCAGCGACTGCCGCGGGCCGGTGGAGGCGGCCACCTGCTCCACCGCTTCGGACAGGTCGATGTTCACCTGCTCCACGTCGCTGCCGAGCTGTACCGCCAGTACGTCGCGGTAGAAGGACAGCAGGTCGATCATGGCCCGATCGAGGACATCCGTGCGGGCACGCCGGGCGCGCCGCTTCTGGTCCTCCTCCAGTTGCCGCACCTGGGCGCGCAACGACGGCGGCACGCGGGTGCCATCCTCCACGCCGAGAGCGCGCAGCAGGGCGGCCTTCTCGGCGGCGTCACGCTCGGCGGTGGACTGGGTGGCCTCCGCCTCGGCGGCCTCGACCAGGTCTGCGGCGGCCAGGACCGCGTCTCCGACGCTGCGCAGGGAGATGGGTGCGAGCAACAGACGACGGCGTCGCTCCCAGGCGCCGGAGTCGACGGCGAGGTGCCGGGCGAGTCCGATGTGGGACTGGCTGGCGCGGGCGGCACGGGCCGCCAGCTCCGGGTCGGCGCCGTCGCGGCGCACCAGCAGCTCGGCCACGGCGTCGGCGGGCGGGATGCGCAGCGTCACCAGCCGGCAGCGGGAGCGGATGGTGGGCAGGACGTCGTCGGCGCTGGGCGTGCACAGGATCCACACGGTCTGCGGCGGTGGTTCCTCAATGGACTTCAGCAGCACGTTCGTGGTGCGCTCGGCCATGCGGTCGGCGTCCTCCACCAGGATCACCCGCCAACGGCCGGTCCAGGGGCGACGCTGCGCCTCCCCGATCAGGGCCTTGACCTCGTCCATGGTGATCAGGAGCTTTTCGGTGGCCAGTCGCACCACGTCGGGATGACTGCCGCTCATTACGTCACGGCAGGCCTTGCACACCCCGCAGCCGGGTATCTCGCCGGTGCACTGCAGGGCGGCGGCGAAGGCGCGTGCGGCGACGCTCCGGCCGGAGCCGGGCGGGCCGGTCACCAGCCAGGCGTGGGTCATGGCGGAGGCGTCTACGGCGGGCGCGCCTGAGGCGTGGGCGGCAGCGCTTAGACGGGCGGCCCGGGCGGCGGCCTGGAAGGAGGCGACCACCTTCGCCTGGCCGACGACGTCGTCCCACACGCTCATGCGCACTCCCCCGCGAAGGCCGCCGGTGCCCCGACCACGGCCGGCAGCGGAATGGACTGATTCACGTCACCAGGCTAGCGGCAACCGCCGACGCATTGCCTGCGCCCGACCATCGACATGGCTGCCCCGAGTTGAAGTAGCGTCGCCGTCTTCTTGCCGTGCCCCTAAGATCTCTGAGAGGAAAAGGAGGGACCATGACTGCGGTGGCCGAGCTGTCGGGCGTCACGAAGACCTACCAGGGGCGAGAGGTGCTCCATGGCATCAACCTCTCCCTGGACACAGGGTCCACCTACTTCCTGGTGGGACCAAACGGGTGCGGGAAGACGACCACCATTGAGACGCTCGTGGGACTGCGTGCCCCGACGAGCGGCACGATCACGCTGCTTGGAACGCACCCGGGCGATCCCTCCCTACGGCCACGCATCCGAGTGTGCTTGCAAGGCGGATCGCTGCACGCCCAGGTGACCGTCCGGGAGCACTTCGAGTTTCTCGCGGCACTCTATGGTCGGCCGGCCGGAGCGGTGGAGGACACCGCCGCGGATTTCGGCATCAGGGACCTGTTGGACCGACGGTTCGGTCGCCTCAGCGGGGGCCAGCAGAGGCGTGTCATGGTGGCGGGCTGCTTCTTCGGCGAGGCGGAACTCATCATCCTGGACGAACCGACCAGCGGCGTCGACCTGGAGAGCAGGCTCTCCCTGTGGGACTACCTGTCCCGGGTCATGGCGGGCAGGCCCGCTACGCTCCTGGTCACGACCCATGACCTGACCGAGGCCGAGGACTACGCGGACACCGTGATCATTATGCGCGACGGCTCCATCGTGGCCTCCGGCACGGTGAGCGACCTGGTCCGCGCCTCCGGGCTGGTGGGCGTGGTGCCCGTGCCGACAGCAATTCTCGACTCCCTTCCGGCGGGCACGGCCCGGACCCGTCACGTCCTCAGCGCAGACGGCGCAGCCACCCTGGTGGGATACACCAGCGCCGAGTCCCTGCGTCGTGACGTCCGCGCTTTGGAGGAGGCGGAGCCGGGATCGGCCTGGCCTCGCTGATCGAGTCCCGCGTTCTGGCCGGGTCCAGTCTGCGCCCGGGCGGGCCGGGGCTCGTCATGTCGGCGTATGCCTTGGTTCTGCTCGTCCTGGTGCTGCTGGGATGGGCCTTCTCCTATCTGGTCCTGTGGTTGGGATGGCGCGCGACGCCGCCGGCTCTCCCTTTGGCGGTTCTGGGCGTGGCGACCCTCGGCATTGTCGTGTTCCTGGTGCTGGGAATATGCGTCGCCGCCGTGGCCGGGACGCCGCGCAGCACGCAGGGGGTCTGCTCCATGGTCTTCTTCCCGCTGCTCTTCCTGTCCGGCGCGATCTTTCCGATCAGCGCCTTCCCCGACGCGCTGCAAGCAGTCGCCGTGTGGCTGCCCGGCTACCGCCTCATGGAGGCGCTCTTACCGCTGTGGACCGGGGATCGGAGTTTCGACCCGGGCAGCGTGCTCTACCTTGTCATCGCGCTCGTAGTGGCCGTTGTGCTAGCACGCCGGCTCCTACGACGTCGCGAGGACGTCTGACGTCCGGCCCGCGGACGTTGAGGAGGCACGCACCACGAGGGCGGGGGTCGCCAGACGAACGGTCCGCGAGATCCC
This genomic stretch from Actinomyces qiguomingii harbors:
- a CDS encoding phosphoglyceromutase, whose amino-acid sequence is MAYTLVLLRHGESEWNAKNLFTGWVDVALSEKGRAEALHGGELLKEAGVLPDKLFTSVLRRAIMTADLALDAADRHWIPVERHWRLNERHYGALQGKNKKEIREQYGDEQFMLWRRSYDVPPPAIELGSEFSQDTDPRYAGEPIPATECLKDVLVRLLPYWEGTIIPEIKTGKTIMIAAHGNSLRAIVKHLDDISDAEIAGVNIPTGIPLVYELDEETLKPIKKGGRYLDPEAEAKIAAVANQGK
- a CDS encoding histone-like nucleoid-structuring protein Lsr2, with translation MAQKTQIVLVDDIDGSEATQTITFALDGVTYEIDLNEEHAAALRESIEEWTVKARRRGGRRTLRRRPPTGVTQKIREWARANGYEVSDRGRIPAPVREAYMAANNPGKN
- a CDS encoding asparaginase, whose product is MHVHFTYAGGTIGMIDSPGGLHPGADLETWLTDLLDAFPASLTPIGTATVTTLQPLIDSTQAAPSTWQAIVDDIRAHARADAFVVLHGTDTMAYTAAALSYALTGLSQPVVITGSQLPLSAAGSDAPANVVGAVQAVLGGATSGVQLFFGGRLLAGNRATKTSTWSFQGFDSPSTAPLACAGAPWRWSGPAESEADTGWRSPRPFRRHDVVVVDVVPGLTDTRLAALLEPPPVAAVLRAYGVGNLPTELTTVIADAVKTGVTVVVTSQCLQGTVEFGRYAVGNPVAAAGAVSGGDMTLEAAYAKLQFLASQGLRGAELGAWMGRNLAGELTEPSTPLHRDR
- a CDS encoding alpha/beta hydrolase gives rise to the protein MNALRGRPHRLLVALVAVFAAFGLVACNGLFPSAGVSPSAAARPTAAASAVVPAGLENYYSQDVAWYPCDKGMTEVDGDADFSCAYVTVPLDYENPDGSTIDIAMKRRPADKEAIGTLFINPGGPGGTGVIMTESSEKTFSADLLAAYDVVGFDPRGVGRSTAIDCMTDAELDEFRAGSEDDMAVDDDAVAIQQAVVDSTLELEELCNANTPPGLLDHVDTISAARDLDILRAAVGEDVLAYLGYSYGTYLGATYAELFPANVGRLVLDAAVDPTLSLGEITLGQAAGFENSLRAYVEDCQSGGDCPLHGDVDAGVSQIQDLLAVTRDSPIPTSDPDRPLTYSLAVYGIIGIMYVSESWSTLTEGLSQAMNQNDGSVLLNTADLFAGRRDDGSYTSNGVEALNAIMCLDHPVVGDFDSWEAEREALEQASPTFGEVLGYSDLFCQNWGHESKRELTELHASGAAPILVVGTTGDPATPYAWSQALTEQLDDARLVTWKGNGHTAYGRSDDCVIKAVDDYLLAGVLPEEDLTCG
- a CDS encoding helix-turn-helix transcriptional regulator, with the protein product MSQPPPPASADARAEIKDFLTTRRAKVTPQMVGLPVVAGHRRVPGLRREEVAMLAGVSVDYYTRLERGHAAGASDEVLEALASALRLDDAERQHLVDLARAVTPTGRTRRRRSSGVGRVRSDTQWILDAMAMPAAVRDASGNYLAANAMARALYSHMFVDPIPDVAAEHPNMARYVFLDPRSREFFVRWQDGAEDLVAMLRLDAGANPTDPQLQALIGELSTRSRDFADLWARHDVGYVCRDKKVVNHPVVGEMHLFYESAAMATTPGLTMLLYGVEPDSASQEALRLLSSWAATELAQTDDAAQPAQC
- a CDS encoding DNA polymerase III subunit delta', with amino-acid sequence MSVWDDVVGQAKVVASFQAAARAARLSAAAHASGAPAVDASAMTHAWLVTGPPGSGRSVAARAFAAALQCTGEIPGCGVCKACRDVMSGSHPDVVRLATEKLLITMDEVKALIGEAQRRPWTGRWRVILVEDADRMAERTTNVLLKSIEEPPPQTVWILCTPSADDVLPTIRSRCRLVTLRIPPADAVAELLVRRDGADPELAARAARASQSHIGLARHLAVDSGAWERRRRLLLAPISLRSVGDAVLAAADLVEAAEAEATQSTAERDAAEKAALLRALGVEDGTRVPPSLRAQVRQLEEDQKRRARRARTDVLDRAMIDLLSFYRDVLAVQLGSDVEQVNIDLSEAVEQVAASTGPRQSLARIGAIEECRNRLRSNAAPLLAVESLMVQLRPQA
- a CDS encoding ABC transporter ATP-binding protein translates to MTAVAELSGVTKTYQGREVLHGINLSLDTGSTYFLVGPNGCGKTTTIETLVGLRAPTSGTITLLGTHPGDPSLRPRIRVCLQGGSLHAQVTVREHFEFLAALYGRPAGAVEDTAADFGIRDLLDRRFGRLSGGQQRRVMVAGCFFGEAELIILDEPTSGVDLESRLSLWDYLSRVMAGRPATLLVTTHDLTEAEDYADTVIIMRDGSIVASGTVSDLVRASGLVGVVPVPTAILDSLPAGTARTRHVLSADGAATLVGYTSAESLRRDVRALEEAEPGSAWPR
- a CDS encoding ABC transporter permease; the encoded protein is MSAYALVLLVLVLLGWAFSYLVLWLGWRATPPALPLAVLGVATLGIVVFLVLGICVAAVAGTPRSTQGVCSMVFFPLLFLSGAIFPISAFPDALQAVAVWLPGYRLMEALLPLWTGDRSFDPGSVLYLVIALVVAVVLARRLLRRREDV